The Anabaena sp. WA102 genome contains a region encoding:
- a CDS encoding FAD-dependent oxidoreductase — translation MRSLAIIGAGPHALTLVAHLLQKRQTMKGKIVVFDPSGTWISNWKQQFAALEIPHLRSPAVHHPHPNPFALRKFSESRSEELFPPYDLPGTRLFEDFCEDVITSYQLQEQVIPLAVSSVKPSFDHFRPQFQLWLEDGQMVTARRVVLATGSGKIHIPDWVSQIPSPYPEHKLCHSQTVDLRKLQLKSQRVLIVGGGLTSGHLAVGAIARGAKVNLMMRTQLSEKLFDAEPGWLGPKYLKGFFEGDWEQRWMMIQQARNGGSMTPAIATQLRKEHHRGNIRIDENCQIVKAEWLSHNWQVECSDGHIFECDYIWLATGTKFDVTTEPLLQDILTAYPIQIVKGLPVLDSYLRWPGCELFIMGGLAALQVGPTARNLSGARMACEKIVPAIVKPSVSFSHSITEVKAS, via the coding sequence TTGCGTTCCTTAGCAATTATTGGTGCTGGTCCTCATGCTCTTACCTTAGTTGCCCATTTGCTGCAAAAACGGCAAACAATGAAGGGTAAAATTGTAGTGTTTGATCCCAGTGGTACATGGATAAGTAACTGGAAACAGCAATTTGCGGCTTTGGAAATTCCTCATTTGCGCTCTCCTGCTGTTCATCATCCCCACCCCAACCCCTTCGCTTTAAGGAAATTTTCTGAATCTCGGTCTGAGGAACTATTTCCCCCCTATGATTTACCTGGAACGCGCCTATTTGAAGATTTTTGTGAGGATGTGATTACATCCTATCAGTTGCAGGAGCAGGTTATCCCTTTGGCTGTAAGTAGTGTTAAACCGTCATTTGATCATTTTCGTCCTCAATTCCAGCTATGGTTAGAAGATGGACAAATGGTAACTGCCCGGCGAGTTGTGTTGGCAACTGGTAGTGGTAAGATACATATCCCTGATTGGGTAAGTCAGATTCCTTCACCCTATCCAGAACATAAACTTTGCCATTCTCAAACTGTAGATTTACGTAAATTACAGTTAAAGTCTCAAAGAGTCTTAATTGTTGGTGGTGGTTTGACAAGTGGACATTTGGCTGTAGGTGCGATCGCTCGTGGTGCAAAAGTTAATTTAATGATGCGAACACAGTTATCAGAAAAGCTATTTGATGCTGAACCGGGTTGGTTGGGACCAAAATATCTGAAAGGATTTTTTGAAGGAGATTGGGAACAACGGTGGATGATGATCCAGCAAGCTAGAAACGGTGGTTCTATGACACCAGCAATCGCCACCCAATTACGCAAAGAACATCATCGTGGTAATATTAGAATTGATGAAAACTGTCAAATAGTTAAAGCTGAATGGTTAAGTCATAATTGGCAGGTAGAATGTAGCGATGGTCATATATTCGAGTGTGATTATATTTGGTTAGCCACAGGTACTAAATTCGATGTCACCACTGAACCATTATTGCAGGATATCTTAACCGCTTATCCCATCCAAATTGTTAAAGGTTTGCCAGTTTTAGACAGCTATCTGCGTTGGCCTGGTTGTGAATTATTTATCATGGGTGGTTTAGCAGCTTTACAAGTTGGTCCGACAGCCAGAAATTTATCCGGTGCAAGAATGGCTTGTGAAAAAATTGTCCCAGCGATCGTTAAGCCCAGTGTATCTTTTTCTCATAGTATCACTGAAGTCAAAGCCAGCTAA
- a CDS encoding RNA-guided endonuclease InsQ/TnpB family protein: MPRLYSHEQKRKLRTSEAGCSESCTPRFNREGRGIIPALDSTQDGWYVSIRIEDKTIPDYVKKPLNEVNSILGCDLGITKLVHLSDRHQIDNPRFSTNKKARRTLKIRQRRINRKVKGSKNRKKEANKVGRFHKKITDKRTAYQWNVAKTIVSRKVDAIALEDLNISGMLTRCQVKTDEKTGRFLKNGQSRKKGLNRSISDASWSDLILKIEYLAVKQGKVVIKINPKYSSQECRNCGHTDKSNRDGEKFICTECGYHEHADIGAAKTIRDRAFKTCIERSRNIVRGDSAKLAV; the protein is encoded by the coding sequence CTGCCACGATTATATTCACATGAGCAAAAGCGAAAGCTAAGAACATCGGAAGCTGGGTGCAGTGAAAGCTGCACGCCCAGATTTAACAGAGAGGGGCGCGGGATAATACCCGCCCTCGACTCTACCCAAGATGGTTGGTATGTTTCAATTAGGATTGAAGATAAAACCATACCAGACTATGTAAAAAAACCGCTAAACGAAGTTAATTCTATTCTTGGTTGTGACTTAGGAATAACTAAACTTGTCCATCTCTCTGACAGACATCAAATTGATAATCCTAGATTCTCAACTAATAAAAAAGCTAGACGCACTTTAAAAATCAGACAGCGACGGATTAATCGTAAAGTCAAGGGGAGTAAAAATCGTAAAAAAGAAGCTAATAAAGTAGGACGGTTTCACAAAAAGATTACAGATAAAAGGACTGCTTATCAATGGAATGTTGCTAAAACAATAGTTTCTAGAAAGGTTGATGCTATTGCCTTAGAAGATTTAAACATCTCTGGAATGTTAACACGTTGCCAGGTGAAAACTGATGAAAAAACTGGGAGATTTTTAAAGAATGGGCAATCAAGAAAGAAGGGGTTAAACCGTTCTATCTCTGACGCAAGTTGGAGTGATTTGATTTTAAAAATTGAGTATCTCGCTGTGAAGCAAGGAAAAGTTGTCATTAAAATCAATCCTAAATACTCCAGTCAAGAATGCAGAAATTGTGGGCATACTGATAAATCAAACCGTGATGGTGAGAAATTCATTTGTACTGAATGTGGGTATCACGAACACGCCGATATTGGTGCTGCCAAAACAATTAGAGATAGAGCTTTCAAAACTTGTATTGAGCGAAGTCGAAATATAGTACGTGGGGACTCCGCGAAACTTGCTGTTTAA
- a CDS encoding group II intron reverse transcriptase/maturase, which yields MIGHRDNSSESWKKLPWKKFRRNLFRLQKRVYKAVQVGDKRKAKSLQKLILKSSAARLLAIRQVSQLNAGKKTAGIDGKKSLTFKERFELNELLKASANNWKHQGLREIPIPKKDGTTRMLKIPTIADRAYQCLVKYALEPAHEATFHARSYGFRTGRSAHDAQKYLYNNLCSTRNGIDKRVIELDIEKCFDRINHTAIMDRLIAPYSIRQGIFLCLKAGVNPEFPEQGTPQGGVVSPLLANIALNGIESIHRHHTVSKNRITDKTPKEHIIEPSIRYADDMVIILRPQDDATEILEKISQFLAVRGMKVSEKKTKLTAATDGFDFLGWHFKVQKNGKFRCVPSADNFKSFRKKVKHIVNNSNYGSTTKAEKLAPVVRGWRNYHRFCKMDGSRNSLFHIQNRAFRVFNKETKLNRYSSKKLLDKAFPAVPYSEHKHIMVKGEKSPYDGDLSYWSERNSKLYNNNTSKALKRQSHKCGHCGLKMLSDEKVHLHHVDANHNNWKPKNLLAIHESCHDYIHMSKSES from the coding sequence ATGATTGGACACAGAGACAACTCTAGTGAATCTTGGAAGAAGTTACCTTGGAAGAAATTCCGCCGTAACCTATTCCGCCTACAAAAACGAGTGTACAAAGCGGTTCAAGTTGGAGACAAGCGTAAAGCTAAGTCCCTACAAAAGCTGATTCTGAAATCCTCCGCAGCGAGATTACTGGCTATCCGTCAAGTATCACAGCTAAACGCTGGGAAAAAGACCGCAGGAATTGACGGCAAAAAGTCCCTTACCTTTAAGGAACGCTTTGAGCTTAATGAACTGCTAAAAGCATCCGCCAACAACTGGAAACACCAGGGGCTAAGAGAAATACCCATCCCCAAAAAGGACGGTACTACCAGGATGCTGAAAATCCCTACTATTGCAGATAGGGCGTATCAATGCCTTGTCAAATACGCATTAGAACCAGCACACGAAGCAACCTTCCACGCCAGGAGCTACGGGTTTAGGACAGGACGCTCGGCACATGATGCCCAGAAATACCTGTACAACAACCTATGTTCTACACGAAATGGAATAGATAAACGAGTTATAGAACTCGATATTGAAAAATGCTTTGACAGGATAAACCACACCGCCATCATGGACAGACTCATCGCTCCTTACAGCATAAGACAAGGAATCTTCCTTTGTCTCAAAGCCGGAGTTAATCCAGAGTTCCCCGAACAAGGAACACCTCAAGGTGGCGTGGTAAGTCCACTATTAGCTAACATCGCCTTAAATGGAATTGAAAGTATTCATAGACACCACACGGTTTCTAAAAATCGAATCACAGACAAGACCCCAAAGGAACATATTATCGAACCTTCAATCCGTTATGCGGACGACATGGTGATAATACTCCGACCCCAAGACGATGCCACAGAAATACTTGAAAAAATCAGTCAGTTTTTAGCAGTGCGGGGAATGAAAGTCAGTGAGAAAAAGACGAAGCTAACCGCCGCGACAGATGGGTTCGATTTCCTAGGCTGGCACTTTAAAGTTCAGAAAAACGGGAAGTTTAGATGCGTTCCATCAGCGGACAACTTTAAATCTTTTCGCAAGAAAGTAAAACATATCGTCAACAACTCGAATTATGGTTCTACCACAAAGGCTGAGAAATTAGCCCCTGTAGTTAGAGGTTGGAGGAATTACCACCGCTTCTGCAAGATGGACGGGTCAAGAAACTCGTTATTCCATATCCAAAACAGAGCATTTAGGGTATTCAACAAGGAAACTAAGCTAAACCGCTACTCTAGCAAGAAATTACTAGATAAGGCGTTCCCAGCAGTTCCTTACTCCGAACACAAACATATCATGGTCAAAGGAGAGAAATCACCTTACGACGGAGATTTAAGTTATTGGAGCGAACGTAATAGCAAGCTCTATAACAACAATACCTCTAAAGCCCTCAAACGGCAAAGCCATAAATGTGGTCATTGTGGTCTTAAAATGCTCAGTGATGAGAAGGTACATCTACATCATGTTGATGCCAATCATAACAATTGGAAACCAAAAAACCTTCTAGCAATTCATGAAAGCTGCCACGATTATATTCACATGAGCAAAAGCGAAAGCTAA
- a CDS encoding RNA-guided endonuclease InsQ/TnpB family protein translates to MLTNYVYKIRPNISQSNKMDNWLDMLRSTYNWSLADRIAQYNQQFIQGDYCDIRTKAEACPLTCFVSKNGASGEPWKDAKTDKDGKLKNPRRSAGDIQITALPYLKKARPWFAEIDSTVLQQNVKRLDTAYKNFFEGRGFPKFKNRSNFTSFTYQMGVKVQGNKIYLPKLGWMRFFNSRLIPTGFTIKAATLRKRVRFVVS, encoded by the coding sequence TTGCTAACAAATTATGTATATAAAATCCGCCCCAATATTAGCCAGTCCAATAAAATGGATAACTGGCTAGATATGCTCCGGTCTACTTACAATTGGAGTTTGGCTGACAGAATAGCTCAATACAACCAGCAGTTTATTCAAGGTGACTATTGCGATATTAGGACTAAAGCAGAAGCTTGTCCATTAACTTGCTTTGTTAGTAAAAATGGAGCAAGTGGAGAGCCGTGGAAAGATGCTAAAACTGACAAGGATGGCAAACTCAAAAACCCTCGACGCAGTGCTGGTGATATTCAAATAACGGCATTACCATATCTAAAAAAAGCTAGACCTTGGTTTGCTGAGATTGATTCTACAGTCCTACAGCAAAACGTCAAACGCCTTGACACTGCCTATAAAAACTTCTTTGAAGGGAGAGGTTTTCCCAAGTTTAAAAACCGTAGTAATTTTACCTCTTTTACTTACCAGATGGGCGTAAAAGTTCAAGGTAATAAAATTTATCTCCCTAAATTGGGATGGATGCGGTTTTTTAATTCTCGCCTAATACCAACAGGTTTTACTATCAAAGCTGCCACATTAAGAAAGCGTGTGCGATTCGTTGTTAGCTGA
- the hemB gene encoding porphobilinogen synthase: MSSENSSTNQALHLTQRPRRLRRTATLRKMVRETILTVDDLIYPMFVMEGESTKIEIVSMPGCYRYSLDLLLEEIAAVSQLGINAIALFPVIPEEQKDDTATESYNPEGLVQETVKAIKNAVPEIIIITDVALDPFTTHGHDGLVDENGKILNDQTIEVLVKMALSQAEAGADFVAPSDMMDGRIGAIRQALDAEGYINVGILAYSAKYASAYYGPFRDALDSAPKFGDKKTYQMDAANAKEALKEIELDIAEGADIIMVKPALAYLDIICQVKSATNLPVAAYNVSGEYAMIKAAAQHGWIDEKKVILETLTSMKRAGADLILTYFAKEVALMLM; this comes from the coding sequence ATGTCGTCTGAGAACTCGTCTACCAATCAAGCCTTACATCTGACTCAACGTCCCCGTCGTCTCCGTCGCACTGCAACCCTCCGAAAAATGGTGCGGGAAACGATTTTAACTGTAGATGATCTGATCTATCCGATGTTTGTCATGGAAGGTGAAAGCACAAAAATAGAAATTGTTTCCATGCCAGGATGTTATCGTTATTCTTTAGATTTACTCCTGGAAGAAATAGCCGCAGTGTCACAATTGGGTATTAATGCGATCGCACTATTCCCAGTTATTCCCGAAGAACAAAAAGACGACACAGCTACAGAAAGCTACAACCCAGAGGGATTGGTGCAGGAAACCGTCAAAGCCATTAAAAACGCAGTTCCAGAAATCATCATTATTACTGATGTTGCTCTAGACCCCTTCACAACTCATGGCCATGATGGTTTAGTTGATGAAAATGGCAAAATTCTCAATGATCAAACCATAGAAGTGTTAGTAAAAATGGCACTTTCCCAAGCAGAAGCCGGCGCGGATTTTGTTGCTCCTTCGGATATGATGGATGGTAGAATCGGCGCAATCCGTCAAGCTTTAGACGCTGAAGGTTATATCAATGTCGGGATTTTGGCATACTCAGCAAAATACGCCTCAGCCTACTATGGACCATTCCGGGACGCTTTAGATTCAGCCCCCAAATTTGGCGACAAAAAAACCTATCAAATGGACGCAGCTAACGCTAAAGAAGCTTTAAAAGAAATTGAACTGGATATTGCTGAAGGTGCAGATATCATTATGGTGAAACCAGCTTTAGCATATCTAGACATAATATGTCAAGTGAAATCAGCGACAAATTTACCAGTCGCCGCATATAACGTTAGTGGCGAATACGCAATGATTAAAGCTGCGGCTCAACATGGTTGGATTGACGAGAAAAAGGTGATTTTAGAAACTTTAACCAGCATGAAGCGGGCTGGTGCTGATTTAATCTTGACTTATTTTGCTAAAGAAGTGGCACTGATGTTGATGTAA
- a CDS encoding NAD(P)/FAD-dependent oxidoreductase: MNVVIIGCGVVGAAIAYELSQVKGLNITVFEQKQPAQGSTSAALGVLMGVISHKTKGIAWRMRQSSIQRYESLIPELEGITGRKIPCNRQGIVMLLSENLERPLESGVEVLSEWEQLREIRQSQGWELQVWDQEQLQKYCPQISHPQIIGAVYSPQDLQLNATALTLALVDAAQRNGVNFKFGVSVTGTETPPPPPPTPLHIKKGLGEARKCNFIETTEGKVTADWFIMSAGLGSTALTAQLDQMVNIRPVLGQALYLSLGRSLGNPDFQPVITGNDVHIVPMGNGDYWVGATVEFPNHENQISASQELLDIVRQQAIAFAPELAAAKVLRTWSGLRPRPEGRPAPVIDKLPGFTNILLATGHYRNGVLLAPATATAIREMILPQDSRSN, from the coding sequence ATGAATGTAGTAATTATCGGCTGTGGCGTGGTTGGGGCGGCGATCGCCTATGAACTCAGCCAAGTTAAAGGTTTAAACATCACCGTTTTCGAGCAAAAACAACCAGCACAAGGTTCTACCAGCGCCGCTCTCGGTGTGTTAATGGGTGTAATTAGCCATAAAACCAAGGGTATTGCTTGGCGAATGCGACAAAGTAGCATCCAACGCTATGAAAGTTTGATTCCTGAATTAGAAGGAATTACAGGGCGGAAAATCCCTTGTAATCGGCAAGGAATCGTAATGCTATTATCAGAAAACTTAGAGCGTCCCTTAGAAAGTGGCGTTGAAGTCCTTTCCGAATGGGAACAACTGCGAGAAATTCGCCAATCCCAAGGTTGGGAATTACAAGTTTGGGATCAAGAACAACTGCAAAAATATTGTCCCCAAATCAGTCATCCGCAAATTATTGGTGCTGTCTATTCTCCCCAAGACTTACAACTAAATGCCACAGCTTTAACTTTAGCTTTAGTAGATGCAGCCCAACGTAATGGCGTAAATTTCAAGTTTGGTGTGTCTGTGACCGGCACAGAAACGCCTCCTCCTCCTCCCCCAACACCTTTACACATCAAAAAAGGATTGGGAGAAGCGCGTAAATGTAATTTTATTGAAACTACAGAGGGCAAAGTTACCGCTGATTGGTTTATTATGTCTGCGGGTTTGGGTTCAACAGCCTTAACTGCACAATTAGATCAAATGGTAAATATCCGTCCAGTGCTGGGACAAGCTTTATATTTGAGCTTAGGACGCAGTTTAGGAAATCCCGATTTTCAACCTGTAATTACTGGTAATGATGTGCATATTGTACCAATGGGAAATGGTGATTATTGGGTGGGAGCAACCGTAGAATTTCCCAATCATGAAAATCAAATATCTGCAAGTCAGGAATTATTGGATATTGTCAGACAACAGGCGATCGCCTTCGCCCCAGAGTTAGCCGCAGCCAAGGTTCTCCGCACTTGGTCAGGGTTGCGCCCCCGTCCCGAAGGCAGACCAGCGCCAGTAATTGATAAACTACCGGGTTTTACAAATATACTCCTGGCTACGGGACACTACCGCAATGGGGTTTTACTCGCCCCAGCCACAGCCACAGCCATTCGGGAAATGATTTTACCTCAAGATTCTCGTTCCAATTGA
- the psbQ gene encoding photosystem II protein PsbQ: MVRQRSIFSLIFVLLATFLISCGSPTVATVPPSYTAAEVAKIQEYVPGIQMVRDRSSELQNLIKAGEWVKVGNFIHGPMTEARLNMTYIIPNLAKQNQAKARQISKDLLNDLVRIDQAAAAGNTSLAASKYQEVFADIDKFLELVPEKSS, from the coding sequence ATGGTGCGTCAACGTTCTATTTTTTCACTGATTTTTGTACTATTAGCCACATTTTTGATTAGTTGTGGTAGTCCTACTGTTGCTACTGTACCACCATCTTATACGGCGGCGGAAGTTGCGAAAATTCAGGAATATGTTCCCGGAATTCAGATGGTGCGCGATCGCTCTTCCGAACTCCAAAACCTGATTAAAGCAGGTGAATGGGTGAAAGTGGGTAATTTTATTCACGGACCGATGACAGAAGCTAGATTAAATATGACTTATATCATTCCCAACCTAGCCAAGCAAAACCAAGCTAAAGCTCGACAAATTAGCAAAGATTTGTTGAATGACCTAGTAAGAATTGATCAAGCTGCCGCTGCGGGTAATACTAGCCTAGCTGCGAGTAAATACCAAGAAGTGTTTGCGGATATTGACAAATTCTTAGAACTAGTTCCCGAAAAGAGTAGCTAA
- a CDS encoding L,D-transpeptidase, with product MAMARNESVASMVMFLCFGTAILSLAVHWHNMRTTGQLNQSISTEIYPQGSSVEIGNSAIAASVPNSPQKAAVWRTQRSSQDQVTDPVKSSQGSMPVSNTTQVVVDLSDRRVYVSQYNEIIASYPIAIGKKGWETPTGNFKIIHKEHDPIWRHPITNAVFEGGSDSPLGDRWIGFWSDGRNQLGFHGTPDVDLLGAAVSHGCLRMRNSDVRMLYSQVSIGTQVLVRE from the coding sequence ATGGCAATGGCAAGAAATGAATCTGTAGCGAGTATGGTCATGTTTCTCTGTTTTGGTACAGCAATTTTATCTCTGGCTGTCCATTGGCACAATATGAGAACAACAGGACAATTAAATCAGTCTATATCCACAGAGATTTATCCACAGGGTTCATCAGTGGAAATTGGCAACAGTGCAATTGCGGCTTCTGTGCCTAACTCTCCCCAAAAAGCTGCTGTTTGGAGAACACAAAGGTCAAGTCAGGATCAAGTTACAGATCCGGTCAAGAGTTCTCAGGGATCAATGCCAGTATCAAATACAACTCAAGTAGTGGTGGATTTGAGCGATCGCCGTGTCTATGTTTCTCAATATAATGAAATAATAGCTAGTTATCCCATTGCTATCGGTAAAAAAGGCTGGGAAACACCAACAGGCAATTTTAAAATCATCCACAAGGAACACGACCCCATTTGGCGACATCCCATTACAAATGCTGTTTTCGAGGGCGGTTCTGACAGTCCTTTAGGGGATAGATGGATTGGTTTTTGGTCTGATGGTCGGAATCAACTCGGCTTTCATGGCACACCAGATGTTGATTTACTAGGGGCGGCTGTTTCTCACGGTTGTCTAAGAATGCGTAATTCTGATGTCAGAATGTTGTATAGCCAAGTAAGTATAGGTACACAAGTATTAGTACGTGAATAA
- a CDS encoding sigma-70 family RNA polymerase sigma factor, with product MSQSISVSWSTVDATYPIASVQVDKLSNNDLILRCQVGLRPERAAFSELLRRYQTQVDRVLYHLAPDWSDRADLAQEVWIRVYRNINRLQEPAKFRGWLSRIATNLFYDELRKRKRVASPLSLDAPRTLDDGEMDWEIAGDTPSPDEQLTTREFYEQLREAIADLPEVFRTTIVLREIEGMAYEEIAEITGVSLGTVKSRIARARSRLQTQLQTYLDT from the coding sequence ATGAGTCAATCCATTAGTGTATCCTGGTCAACAGTGGATGCCACCTATCCAATAGCATCGGTGCAAGTTGACAAACTCTCAAACAACGATCTTATTTTGCGCTGTCAAGTCGGATTGCGTCCAGAACGTGCTGCCTTTTCAGAACTGTTACGTCGCTACCAGACTCAAGTTGATCGAGTTTTATATCATTTAGCCCCCGATTGGTCTGATAGAGCCGATTTAGCCCAGGAAGTTTGGATTCGTGTCTATAGGAATATTAACCGACTACAAGAACCTGCCAAGTTCCGGGGATGGTTAAGCCGCATTGCCACAAATTTGTTCTATGATGAATTACGTAAACGCAAACGGGTCGCTAGTCCCTTATCATTAGATGCTCCCCGCACCTTAGATGATGGGGAAATGGATTGGGAAATTGCCGGTGATACCCCAAGTCCAGATGAGCAACTAACTACTAGAGAATTTTATGAACAGTTGCGAGAAGCGATCGCCGACTTACCAGAAGTTTTTCGGACTACAATTGTTTTAAGAGAAATTGAAGGCATGGCCTATGAAGAAATTGCCGAAATTACCGGAGTTTCCCTGGGAACGGTGAAATCTAGAATAGCTAGAGCCAGATCAAGATTACAAACTCAGTTACAAACCTATCTAGATACATAA
- a CDS encoding anti-sigma factor family protein, with protein MEKRDCFELLSAYLDGEVTATERRQVEEWLLTDASIKCLYKRLLNLRKGLHNIPVPANSQSSEATINQVLVRVNRRYRLNWMLGSAAAVACILGTISGLLPSNSRMLEIATTQPTELTPTAADSPLMVALNNPVIEIPKTAVAPSEKLVNNLN; from the coding sequence ATGGAGAAGCGCGATTGTTTCGAGTTATTAAGTGCTTACCTGGATGGCGAAGTTACAGCTACTGAACGCAGGCAAGTTGAAGAGTGGCTATTAACTGATGCCTCAATTAAATGCCTATACAAGAGACTATTAAATCTTAGAAAAGGCTTGCATAACATCCCTGTTCCCGCCAACTCTCAGTCATCAGAAGCAACGATTAACCAAGTTTTAGTCCGTGTTAATCGCCGTTATCGCTTGAACTGGATGTTAGGTAGTGCAGCCGCAGTGGCTTGTATTTTGGGAACAATATCTGGTTTATTGCCAAGTAATTCCAGAATGCTAGAAATAGCCACAACACAACCAACAGAATTAACACCAACAGCCGCAGATTCGCCCTTAATGGTGGCTTTAAATAACCCAGTTATTGAAATTCCCAAAACAGCAGTAGCTCCTAGCGAGAAGCTAGTTAACAACCTCAATTAA
- a CDS encoding photosystem II assembly protein has protein sequence MSNFIINWWRSQQFKSALQRGDTRSAVQILQEIQKSGASFSWLEKLFRDKLQLERNLQENKHETANLRNQITAAKESKSHLLLNPNAEFIKFIYQAFKLVDHDEYKLQATGIDESIFDNFEVKLVEYLQEEFSKISDQQLAIKLEDAVEDITSLKMGQDPDYRFSLTPHVYFMKYFLENVYCLYLAWFLIYQDGLLPTKLNILDIAAGPGTTAYGLALFLQSCSSFFDIPQMHISYYSLEKQAAFQYRGLQFWRKYIESQLNPLNNYFRFVSSDIFLWDAKSRNIPKNFFDFIVISHCFFADNTKRIQANNIYKEIFSESLNNQGYVLLIIQDKKLFKAYNIYQVEDKEQEKNIVYKFVEELGLELVWYKYINATGLRKPLAISEFAKFAQDELPKQLYMTRLLKKYFSQKYESHYVLDDYVILAKK, from the coding sequence ATGAGTAATTTTATTATTAATTGGTGGAGAAGTCAGCAATTTAAATCAGCATTACAGCGTGGTGATACCCGAAGTGCTGTACAAATTTTGCAAGAGATTCAAAAATCGGGAGCAAGTTTTTCATGGTTAGAGAAACTATTTAGGGATAAACTGCAACTTGAACGAAATTTACAGGAAAATAAACACGAAACTGCAAATTTAAGAAACCAAATAACAGCAGCAAAAGAATCAAAATCTCATCTGTTATTAAATCCAAATGCAGAATTTATTAAGTTTATATATCAAGCTTTTAAATTAGTGGATCATGATGAATATAAACTCCAAGCAACAGGAATTGATGAGAGTATATTTGATAATTTTGAAGTTAAACTAGTGGAATATCTTCAAGAAGAATTTAGTAAAATTTCTGATCAACAATTAGCAATTAAATTAGAAGACGCTGTTGAGGATATTACTAGCTTAAAAATGGGACAAGATCCAGACTACCGTTTTAGTCTGACTCCTCATGTCTATTTTATGAAATATTTTTTAGAAAATGTCTATTGTCTCTATTTAGCCTGGTTTTTAATTTACCAAGATGGGTTGTTACCAACTAAATTGAATATTCTTGATATCGCTGCTGGACCGGGAACAACAGCTTATGGTTTGGCTTTATTTCTCCAAAGTTGTAGCAGCTTTTTTGATATTCCCCAAATGCACATATCTTACTATTCTTTAGAAAAACAAGCCGCTTTCCAGTATCGAGGACTTCAATTTTGGCGTAAATATATCGAGTCGCAACTAAATCCTCTAAATAATTACTTTCGTTTTGTTAGTTCTGACATCTTTTTATGGGATGCGAAATCTAGGAATATTCCCAAAAACTTTTTTGATTTCATCGTTATTTCTCATTGTTTTTTCGCAGATAATACCAAAAGAATTCAAGCTAATAATATATATAAAGAAATATTTTCTGAAAGCTTAAATAATCAGGGGTATGTACTCTTAATTATCCAAGACAAGAAGCTATTCAAGGCTTACAATATTTATCAAGTTGAAGATAAAGAACAGGAAAAAAATATAGTATATAAGTTTGTAGAAGAACTTGGATTAGAATTAGTTTGGTATAAATATATAAATGCAACGGGTTTAAGAAAACCTTTAGCTATTTCTGAGTTTGCCAAATTTGCTCAAGATGAATTACCTAAGCAACTATATATGACTCGGTTACTTAAAAAGTATTTCAGTCAAAAGTATGAATCACACTATGTATTAGATGATTATGTCATATTAGCCAAGAAATAG